One window of Klebsiella quasivariicola genomic DNA carries:
- a CDS encoding polysaccharide deacetylase family protein yields MRMLARIFTLLLLLTSLSASASLLSQQGKPVRYMQTTEDAVIWAQVGNHVISVGNVRAGQILAVVPTAADYYEFRFGFGTGFIDKGHLEPVQGKQRVEDRLGDLNKPLSNQNLLTWKDTPLYDAPSVSSAPFGTLATNLRYPILSKLKDRLNQTWFQIRIGDRLAWVSSLDAQEDNGIPVLTYHHILRDEENTRFRHTSTTTSVRAFNNQMTWLRDQGYTTLTLYQLEGYVRNKINLPARAVAITFDDGLKSVNRYAYPVLKQYGFHATAFIISSRIKRYPQKWDPKSLQFMSISELRQIQDVFDIQSHTHFLHRVDAYRRPILFSRNYHNILFDFARSRRALGQFNPHVLYLSYPFGGYNATAVQAANDAGFHMAVTTVRGKVKPGDNPFLLKRLYILRTDSLETMSRLISNQPQG; encoded by the coding sequence ATGCGCATGCTTGCCCGAATTTTTACTCTGCTTCTTTTACTGACCTCGCTCAGCGCCTCTGCCAGCCTGCTTAGCCAGCAGGGCAAGCCTGTACGCTATATGCAAACCACCGAAGATGCGGTTATCTGGGCGCAGGTGGGGAACCATGTCATAAGCGTCGGCAATGTGCGTGCCGGGCAGATCCTCGCGGTCGTCCCGACGGCGGCTGACTATTATGAATTTCGTTTCGGTTTCGGCACCGGATTTATTGATAAAGGCCATCTCGAGCCGGTACAGGGTAAGCAGCGGGTGGAGGACCGTTTAGGGGATCTCAATAAGCCGTTGAGTAACCAGAATTTACTCACCTGGAAAGACACTCCGCTCTATGACGCACCCTCGGTAAGCAGCGCGCCGTTCGGCACGCTGGCCACGAATCTGCGCTATCCGATCCTCAGCAAGCTGAAGGACCGGCTTAATCAGACCTGGTTTCAGATCCGCATTGGCGACCGGCTGGCGTGGGTCAGCAGTCTGGATGCGCAGGAAGATAATGGCATTCCCGTGCTGACCTATCACCATATTCTGCGCGACGAAGAGAACACCCGGTTTCGTCATACGTCGACCACCACCTCGGTACGCGCCTTCAATAACCAGATGACCTGGCTGCGCGATCAGGGCTACACCACGCTGACCCTGTACCAGCTCGAAGGCTATGTGCGCAATAAAATCAATCTCCCGGCGCGGGCGGTGGCGATCACTTTCGATGATGGTCTGAAATCGGTAAACCGCTACGCCTATCCGGTGCTGAAACAGTACGGCTTCCACGCCACCGCCTTTATTATCTCCTCGCGCATTAAGCGCTATCCGCAAAAATGGGATCCGAAATCGCTGCAGTTTATGAGCATTTCCGAGCTACGCCAGATTCAGGACGTCTTTGATATTCAGTCGCATACCCATTTTCTGCATCGGGTGGACGCCTACCGGCGACCGATCTTATTCAGCCGTAATTACCACAATATTCTGTTTGATTTTGCCCGCTCGCGTCGGGCGCTGGGCCAGTTTAATCCGCACGTTCTTTACCTTTCCTACCCCTTCGGCGGCTATAACGCCACCGCGGTACAGGCGGCGAATGACGCCGGGTTTCATATGGCGGTAACGACGGTGCGGGGGAAGGTGAAGCCGGGGGATAATCCGTTTCTGCTGAAGCGCTTATATATTTTACGCACGGATTCGCTGGAGACGATGTCGCGGCTGATCAGTAATCAGCCGCAGGGGTAA
- the panB gene encoding 3-methyl-2-oxobutanoate hydroxymethyltransferase, whose product MKPTTIALLQKCKQEKKRFATITAYDHSFAKLFADEGINVLLVGDSLGMTVQGHDSTLPVTVEDIAYHTRAVRRGAPNSLLLADLPFMAYATPEQTFENAAIVMRAGANMVKLEGGAWLADTVKMLAERAVPVCGHLGLTPQSVNVFGGYKVQGRGDAAQTLFEDALALEAAGAQLLVLECVPVELAKRITEALTIPVIGIGAGNVTDGQILVMHDAFGITGGHIPKFAKNFLAEAGDIRAAVRQYIAEVESGVYPGEEHSFH is encoded by the coding sequence ATGAAACCGACCACCATTGCCCTGCTGCAGAAATGCAAACAGGAAAAGAAGCGCTTTGCCACCATTACCGCCTACGACCACAGCTTCGCGAAGCTGTTCGCCGATGAAGGCATCAATGTACTGCTGGTGGGCGACTCGCTGGGAATGACGGTGCAGGGTCACGACTCCACCCTGCCGGTTACCGTGGAAGATATCGCCTATCACACCCGCGCCGTCCGCCGCGGCGCGCCGAACAGTCTGCTGCTTGCCGACCTGCCGTTCATGGCCTACGCCACCCCCGAGCAGACCTTTGAAAACGCCGCCATCGTCATGCGCGCTGGCGCCAATATGGTCAAACTCGAGGGCGGCGCCTGGCTCGCCGACACCGTGAAGATGCTGGCGGAACGCGCGGTACCGGTTTGCGGCCATCTTGGCCTGACGCCGCAGTCGGTGAACGTATTCGGCGGGTATAAAGTGCAGGGCCGCGGCGATGCGGCGCAAACTCTGTTTGAAGACGCGTTAGCGCTGGAGGCGGCTGGGGCGCAGCTGCTGGTGCTGGAGTGCGTGCCGGTCGAACTGGCGAAGCGCATCACCGAAGCCCTGACCATTCCGGTGATCGGCATCGGCGCAGGCAACGTTACCGACGGGCAAATCCTCGTAATGCATGATGCTTTCGGCATTACCGGCGGCCACATTCCGAAATTTGCCAAGAATTTCCTTGCCGAAGCGGGCGACATCCGCGCCGCGGTGCGGCAGTATATTGCCGAAGTCGAATCCGGGGTCTATCCGGGCGAAGAACACAGTTTCCATTAA
- the folK gene encoding 2-amino-4-hydroxy-6-hydroxymethyldihydropteridine diphosphokinase: MTLVYIALGSNLASPLEQVQAAIHALGDIPHSRVVNVSSFYRTPPLGPQDQPDYLNAAVALDTTLTPDALLDHTQRIELQQGRVRKAERWGPRTLDLDIMLFGDAVINSERLTVPHYDMKNRGFMLWPLFEIAPDLRFPDGLALRAVLDNLGAEKPASW, from the coding sequence ATGACCCTGGTCTATATCGCCCTTGGCAGTAACCTTGCTTCTCCCCTGGAGCAGGTACAAGCGGCTATCCACGCGCTTGGCGATATTCCGCACAGCCGCGTGGTAAACGTCTCTTCGTTCTACCGCACGCCGCCGCTGGGCCCGCAGGATCAGCCGGACTATCTCAACGCTGCCGTTGCGCTGGACACTACGCTGACCCCTGACGCGCTGCTCGATCACACTCAGCGCATCGAGCTGCAGCAGGGACGAGTGCGTAAAGCCGAACGCTGGGGGCCGCGTACGCTCGACCTCGACATCATGCTGTTTGGCGACGCGGTCATCAACAGCGAGCGCCTGACCGTTCCGCACTACGATATGAAAAACCGCGGCTTTATGCTCTGGCCGCTGTTTGAGATCGCTCCTGACCTCCGTTTTCCTGACGGCCTGGCGCTGCGCGCCGTGCTGGATAATCTCGGCGCGGAAAAGCCCGCCAGCTGGTAA
- the panC gene encoding pantoate--beta-alanine ligase — MLIIESVLLLRQHIRRLRQEGKRIALVPTMGNLHDGHMKLVDEAKASADVVVVSIFVNPMQFDRVDDLARYPRTLQDDCEKLNKRHVDFVFAPTPAEVYPQGTEGQTYVDVPGLSTMLEGASRPGHFRGVSTIVSKLFNLVQPDVACFGEKDFQQLALIRKMVADMGYDIEIIGVPIVRAKDGLALSSRNGYLTADQRKIAPGLYKVLSAVAEKLAAGDRQLDEIIAIAEQELNEKGFRADDIQIRDADTLLELTDASQRAVILMAAWLGQARLIDNQIVTLAQ; from the coding sequence GTGCTGATTATTGAATCCGTGCTGCTGCTGCGTCAGCATATCCGCCGTTTGCGTCAGGAAGGTAAGCGTATTGCGCTGGTTCCGACAATGGGCAACCTGCATGATGGTCATATGAAACTGGTTGATGAAGCCAAAGCCAGCGCGGACGTGGTGGTGGTCAGTATTTTCGTCAATCCGATGCAGTTTGACCGCGTCGATGACCTGGCGCGCTACCCGCGCACCCTGCAGGATGATTGCGAAAAGCTGAACAAGCGTCATGTCGATTTTGTCTTCGCGCCGACGCCGGCGGAAGTTTACCCTCAGGGCACCGAGGGCCAGACTTATGTCGACGTTCCGGGACTGTCCACCATGCTCGAAGGCGCCAGCCGCCCGGGCCATTTCCGCGGCGTATCGACCATCGTCAGTAAGTTGTTCAACCTGGTCCAGCCTGACGTTGCCTGCTTCGGCGAGAAAGACTTCCAGCAGCTGGCGCTGATCCGCAAAATGGTCGCCGACATGGGCTACGATATCGAGATCATCGGCGTACCGATCGTCCGCGCGAAAGATGGCCTGGCGCTGAGTTCGCGCAATGGCTACCTGACCGCTGACCAGCGCAAAATCGCCCCGGGTCTGTATAAGGTGCTAAGCGCGGTGGCGGAAAAACTGGCCGCCGGCGATCGCCAACTCGACGAGATTATCGCTATCGCTGAACAAGAGCTGAATGAAAAAGGCTTCCGCGCCGACGACATTCAGATCCGCGATGCCGACACCCTGCTTGAGCTGACCGATGCCAGCCAGCGTGCGGTGATCCTGATGGCCGCCTGGCTGGGTCAGGCCCGCCTGATCGACAACCAGATCGTCACGCTCGCTCAGTAG
- the pcnB gene encoding polynucleotide adenylyltransferase PcnB, which translates to MFTRVANFCRKVLSREEREAEAAVEPTPMTVIPREQHAISRKDISENALKVMYRLNKAGYESWLVGGGVRDLLLGKKPKDFDVTTNATPDQVRKLFRNCRLVGRRFRLAHVMFGPEIIEVATFRGHHEGHTTDRVTSQRGQNGMLLRDNIFGSIEEDAQRRDFTINSLYYSVADFTVRDYVGGMKDLQDGVIRLIGNPETRYREDPVRMLRAVRFAAKLNMTISPETAEPLPRLAALLHDVPPARLFEEVLKLLQAGYGYQTYMLLREYNLFQPLFPTITRYFTERGDSPMERIISQVLKNTDTRIHNDMRVNPAFLFAVMFWYPLLETAQKIAQESGLAYYDAFALAMNDVLDEACRTLAIPKRITTLIRDIWQLQLRMSRRQGKRAWKLMEHPKFRAAYDLLELRAGAENNHELQRLTKWWGEFQVAAPPAQKDMLNDLGDDPAPRRRHRRPRKRAPRQGNA; encoded by the coding sequence ATTTTTACCCGAGTCGCTAATTTTTGCCGTAAGGTGCTAAGCCGTGAGGAGCGCGAGGCAGAAGCCGCCGTCGAACCAACGCCTATGACGGTGATCCCGCGTGAGCAGCATGCTATTTCCCGCAAAGATATCAGTGAAAACGCCCTCAAGGTCATGTACCGCCTCAACAAGGCGGGCTACGAATCCTGGCTGGTCGGCGGCGGCGTCCGCGACCTGCTGCTTGGCAAAAAGCCAAAAGATTTTGACGTCACCACCAACGCCACGCCGGATCAGGTACGCAAGCTGTTCCGCAACTGCCGTCTGGTTGGGCGACGTTTCCGCCTGGCGCATGTCATGTTCGGGCCGGAAATTATTGAGGTCGCCACCTTCCGTGGCCATCACGAAGGGCACACCACCGATCGCGTCACCTCCCAGCGGGGCCAGAACGGCATGCTGCTGCGCGATAACATCTTCGGCTCGATCGAGGAAGATGCCCAGCGTCGCGACTTCACCATCAACAGCCTCTATTACAGCGTGGCGGACTTTACCGTCCGCGACTACGTCGGCGGTATGAAGGACCTGCAGGATGGCGTGATCCGCCTGATCGGCAATCCGGAAACCCGTTATCGTGAGGATCCGGTGCGGATGCTGCGCGCCGTGCGCTTTGCCGCCAAGCTGAATATGACCATCAGCCCGGAAACGGCTGAACCGCTGCCGCGCCTGGCCGCCCTGCTCCACGACGTGCCACCGGCACGTCTGTTCGAGGAGGTGCTCAAGCTGCTGCAGGCCGGGTATGGCTACCAGACCTACATGCTGCTGCGGGAATACAACCTGTTCCAGCCGCTGTTCCCAACCATCACCCGCTACTTTACCGAGCGCGGCGACAGCCCGATGGAGCGGATCATCAGCCAGGTGCTGAAGAATACCGATACCCGCATTCATAACGACATGCGCGTCAACCCGGCTTTCCTCTTCGCAGTGATGTTCTGGTATCCGCTGCTGGAAACGGCGCAGAAAATCGCCCAGGAGAGCGGTCTGGCGTACTACGACGCCTTTGCCCTGGCGATGAACGATGTGCTGGATGAAGCCTGCCGCACGCTGGCGATCCCTAAGCGCATCACCACCCTTATTCGTGATATCTGGCAGCTGCAGCTGCGCATGTCCCGTCGCCAGGGCAAACGCGCCTGGAAGCTGATGGAGCATCCGAAATTCCGCGCCGCCTATGACCTGCTGGAGCTGCGCGCAGGCGCCGAGAACAACCACGAACTGCAGCGCCTGACCAAATGGTGGGGCGAATTCCAGGTCGCCGCGCCGCCGGCGCAAAAAGATATGCTCAACGACCTCGGGGACGATCCGGCGCCGCGCCGTCGCCACCGTCGTCCGCGCAAGCGCGCGCCGCGCCAGGGTAACGCATGA
- the gluQRS gene encoding tRNA glutamyl-Q(34) synthetase GluQRS yields the protein MTDSHYIGRFAPSPSGELHFGSLIAALGSYLQARANQGIWRVRIEDIDPPREVPGAADTILRQLDHYGLHWDGDVLWQSQRHEAYREALAWLGEQGLSYYCTCTRARIHAVGGIYDGHCRDLGLGAENAALRLRQTRPVLQFSDRLRGTLVANEPLAREDFIIHRRDGLFAYNLAVVVDDHFQGITEIVRGADLIEPTVRQISLYQHFGWQAPDYLHLPLALNADGNKLSKQNHAPALPEGDPRPEIVRALRFLNQAIPGEWQALSIDDLLAQAVANWQPAKIEHSQMAPAEL from the coding sequence ATGACTGACTCACACTATATAGGGCGCTTTGCTCCCTCCCCCTCCGGTGAACTCCACTTCGGCTCTCTGATTGCCGCGCTCGGCAGCTACCTGCAAGCCCGCGCGAACCAGGGTATCTGGCGTGTTCGTATTGAAGATATCGATCCACCGCGCGAAGTCCCCGGGGCCGCCGATACCATCCTGCGCCAACTTGACCACTATGGCCTGCACTGGGATGGCGACGTGCTCTGGCAGTCGCAACGGCACGAGGCCTACCGCGAGGCGCTGGCGTGGCTGGGCGAGCAGGGGCTGAGCTACTACTGCACCTGCACCCGTGCGCGGATCCACGCCGTCGGCGGGATTTACGATGGTCACTGCCGCGACCTTGGGCTGGGGGCGGAAAACGCCGCGCTGCGCCTGCGCCAGACTCGCCCGGTGCTGCAGTTTAGCGACCGCCTGCGCGGCACGCTCGTCGCCAATGAGCCGCTGGCGCGGGAGGATTTTATTATCCACCGTCGCGACGGGCTGTTTGCCTATAATCTGGCGGTGGTGGTCGATGACCACTTCCAGGGGATCACCGAGATCGTTCGCGGCGCCGATCTGATTGAGCCGACGGTGCGGCAGATTTCGCTGTATCAGCATTTTGGCTGGCAGGCCCCGGACTATCTCCATCTGCCGCTGGCTCTCAATGCTGACGGGAATAAACTCTCTAAACAAAACCACGCGCCGGCGCTGCCGGAAGGCGATCCACGCCCCGAAATCGTCCGGGCGCTCCGCTTTCTGAATCAGGCAATCCCCGGGGAGTGGCAGGCCCTGAGCATCGACGATTTACTCGCCCAGGCCGTCGCCAACTGGCAGCCGGCGAAAATCGAGCATTCTCAAATGGCTCCCGCTGAGCTATGA
- the panD gene encoding aspartate 1-decarboxylase, with protein MMRNMLQGKLHRVKVTQADLHYEGSCAIDQDFLDAAGILENETIHLWNVTNGNRFSTYAIAAERGSRIISVNGAAAHCASVGDILIIASFVTMSDEEARNWQPNIAYFEGDNEMKRQAKAIPVQVA; from the coding sequence ATGATGCGTAATATGCTGCAGGGCAAGCTCCACCGCGTAAAAGTCACGCAGGCGGACCTGCACTATGAAGGTTCTTGCGCCATTGACCAGGACTTCCTGGATGCGGCCGGTATTCTGGAGAATGAAACCATTCATCTCTGGAACGTCACCAACGGCAACCGTTTCTCCACCTACGCCATTGCCGCCGAGCGGGGCTCCCGGATCATCTCCGTTAACGGTGCCGCCGCACACTGCGCCAGCGTCGGCGATATTTTGATCATCGCCAGCTTCGTTACGATGTCGGATGAAGAAGCGCGTAACTGGCAGCCTAACATCGCCTACTTCGAAGGCGATAACGAAATGAAACGCCAGGCGAAAGCCATTCCGGTACAGGTCGCCTGA
- a CDS encoding PTS sugar transporter subunit IIA, whose product MLGWVITCHDELAQEMLDRLEQKFGPLAQCRAVNYWRNLSSNMLSRMMCDALHATDSGDGVIFLTDKTGAAPYRAAALMSHKHTHCEVISGISYSLLERMYLLRGTLSSDAFRQTIVSAGGPLVSSLWHQQQKNPPFRLRHDTFGN is encoded by the coding sequence GCAGGAGATGCTGGATCGTCTTGAACAAAAGTTTGGACCGCTGGCCCAGTGCCGGGCGGTCAATTACTGGCGCAATCTCAGCAGCAATATGTTGAGCCGGATGATGTGCGATGCGCTACATGCCACCGACTCCGGGGATGGGGTCATTTTCCTCACCGACAAAACCGGTGCGGCGCCTTATCGGGCCGCCGCGCTGATGAGTCACAAGCATACCCACTGTGAAGTCATCTCCGGCATCAGCTATTCATTACTTGAACGAATGTATCTGCTGCGAGGCACGTTAAGCAGCGACGCGTTTCGCCAGACTATCGTCAGCGCGGGTGGGCCGCTGGTGAGCAGCCTGTGGCATCAACAGCAGAAAAATCCCCCGTTCCGGCTGCGCCACGATACCTTCGGAAATTAA